In Hemibagrus wyckioides isolate EC202008001 linkage group LG21, SWU_Hwy_1.0, whole genome shotgun sequence, the following proteins share a genomic window:
- the cdkn1a gene encoding cyclin-dependent kinase inhibitor 1 isoform X2, producing MMTSPESGHCVWPVRGGGGVGGSARRCLFGAVDHEELQRDHTLLMRAELEDASRRWSFDFTTDKPRVGGDFDWMGLPENRVPFLYRDCTVGAEPRANRAGPESDLGRQDGNTDSAEKHTLKRKQTNITDFYQAKRRVVTTRKSGQ from the exons atgatgacttCGCCAGAGAGTGGACATTGCGTGTGGCCAGtgcgtggtggtggtggtgttggaggtTCTGCTCGGAGGTGTTTGTTCGGTGCAGTGGATCATGAGGAGCTGCAGCGTGACCACACCCTGCTGATGAGGGCGGAGCTGGAAGACGCCTCACGCCGCTGGAGCTTCGACTTCACCACTGACAAACCACGGGTGGGCGGAGACTTCGACTGGATGGGGCTTCCTGAGAACCGGGTTCCTTTTCTTTACCGTGACTGCACAGTAGGGGCGGAGCCTCGAGCAAATAGGGCAGGGCCAGAGTCTGATCTGGGGCGACAGGATGGAAACACAGACAGcgcagagaaacacacactgaaaaggaAACAGACCAAcatcacag ATTTCTATCAGGCCAAAAGGCGAGTTGTCACCACCAGGAAGTCAGGCCAGTga
- the cdkn1a gene encoding cyclin-dependent kinase inhibitor 1 isoform X1, with protein sequence MCVMMTSPESGHCVWPVRGGGGVGGSARRCLFGAVDHEELQRDHTLLMRAELEDASRRWSFDFTTDKPRVGGDFDWMGLPENRVPFLYRDCTVGAEPRANRAGPESDLGRQDGNTDSAEKHTLKRKQTNITDFYQAKRRVVTTRKSGQ encoded by the exons tgtgtgatgatgacttCGCCAGAGAGTGGACATTGCGTGTGGCCAGtgcgtggtggtggtggtgttggaggtTCTGCTCGGAGGTGTTTGTTCGGTGCAGTGGATCATGAGGAGCTGCAGCGTGACCACACCCTGCTGATGAGGGCGGAGCTGGAAGACGCCTCACGCCGCTGGAGCTTCGACTTCACCACTGACAAACCACGGGTGGGCGGAGACTTCGACTGGATGGGGCTTCCTGAGAACCGGGTTCCTTTTCTTTACCGTGACTGCACAGTAGGGGCGGAGCCTCGAGCAAATAGGGCAGGGCCAGAGTCTGATCTGGGGCGACAGGATGGAAACACAGACAGcgcagagaaacacacactgaaaaggaAACAGACCAAcatcacag ATTTCTATCAGGCCAAAAGGCGAGTTGTCACCACCAGGAAGTCAGGCCAGTga